In Synergistes jonesii, the DNA window TCGTATCCGTGACTCCGGCCGCAGCGCGCAGCCTTTCGTTCGGCGCGCCGGACTCGCTTTTTTCGCCGAACAGAAAGCTTTGAACGCCGCAGCCCGCGCCGCTCAGCGCGGAGAGCAGTACGCCGGCCTTTTTATAGGCGTGTCCTTCTTTATAAACGGACGGCAGCATTTCGCGAGCGGCGTGCAGAAAATCGCAGTCAAGCGATCGCGGCGAAGGAAATTCTCTCTCCTCTGAGTGCGCGTAAAAATTATCTTTTTTGAAGGGGCTCGTCGTGACGAAAACCTCCATACGCGACGCCAGGCTCCGCGCTCTGCGCAGCTGCCGCGTGGCGCAGAGCGTAAAGTACGACACGGCCTCAAGCAGCTCTTTATAAGAAAAGACGTCGCAGCCGAAGGAGCGCGAGACCTGTATCGACTTCGGCGCACGCGCCGCGTTGGACAAAGGGTAGACGGAGCGCCCGCGCAGCTCCCACGCGGTGTAAAGCGCGTGCGCCGAGAAATTTTTCTTCAAAAACAGGTCGTCCGCCGAAGCGAAGTCGTACGCGTTCAGAATCCTGTGATAGATGTTGAGGCGCTCGGCCGTGCGCCGGCCTATCCCCCAGACGTCGGAAAGCCCTACCGCTCCCATCCACGCGCCACTTGAATAGTGTTCCGGTTTAAGCCAGAAAACGCCGCTTTCGCTCTTTTTCGCTTGCTTCGACGCCAGCTTCGCGAGCGTTTTAGTGCCGGAGATTCCTATAGAGACCGGAACTCCGCAGTTCTTCATGATGTCTTTGCGCAGAAGACGGCAATATTTTTCCGGGTCGCCCACGGAAGCGATGGCGAGATTGAAAAAGGCTTCGTCGATCGAATAGACCTCCGTAAGGTCGCTGAAGCGCGAGACGCGCTCCATGACTTGAGAGGATATTTCATTGTATAGGGAAAGGCGCCCGCTGAGCACGACGGCGCCGGCGCGCTCAAGCTGCGCGCGCACCTTGAAGTACGGCGCCCCCATCGGCACGCCCATCGCCTTGACCTCGTCAGAACGCGAGACGACGCAGCCGTCGTTGCCGCTAAGGACCGCCACGGGGCGCGAATTCAGCGACGGATCGCAGCGGCGCTCGCAGGAAACAAAAAAATTATCGCAGTCGCAAAGCCCAAAGGAACGTGAGGACATATCCATAATGTAACATTATCTCCTTTTATAAAACAATAAATATACTATATTTATATCGGAGCATAATGTCAACTATATGTAAACTATAAAATTACTTATAGAGCACCACAG includes these proteins:
- a CDS encoding Y-family DNA polymerase; protein product: MDMSSRSFGLCDCDNFFVSCERRCDPSLNSRPVAVLSGNDGCVVSRSDEVKAMGVPMGAPYFKVRAQLERAGAVVLSGRLSLYNEISSQVMERVSRFSDLTEVYSIDEAFFNLAIASVGDPEKYCRLLRKDIMKNCGVPVSIGISGTKTLAKLASKQAKKSESGVFWLKPEHYSSGAWMGAVGLSDVWGIGRRTAERLNIYHRILNAYDFASADDLFLKKNFSAHALYTAWELRGRSVYPLSNAARAPKSIQVSRSFGCDVFSYKELLEAVSYFTLCATRQLRRARSLASRMEVFVTTSPFKKDNFYAHSEEREFPSPRSLDCDFLHAAREMLPSVYKEGHAYKKAGVLLSALSGAGCGVQSFLFGEKSESGAPNERLRAAAGVTDTINREFGRVVIAPADNFGTAGGRWHPLKEHCADNFAAGARRPCTAAEAPATPIHARRSPALSPPKSKSSDIPSGGPIFPPNFVSGTPSHSAPVPS